TTTGGCGTTGCGGGATAAGGCTGTGATCCCCATGTGCCATTGGGAATCATGTCATTGCGATGATTTAATGCGTTGAAGGCTTCTGCCATCCCCTCTAGCTTCACCCCGTCCGTGAGAGCAAAGGTTCGGCTCAAGCGGGTATTGAGCCCAAAGAAATCGAACCCAACGCCGGCATTACGACCAATCACCGCACCTCGTAACGCTTCAGTGCAAGGATTTAGACCGCCATTCTCTCCCAGGTTAAAGGCAGCCGTGCAAGGGCGTTGAGCGGTCGCTTGCTTCGTGTTTGCTCCCGTTGTGATGTTGAACGGAAGGCGTGAATAATATTGGAGAATGCCGCTGAGCTTCCATCCGTGGGTCAGGTGATCCGTGAAGCGGTGAGCCTCGGATGTGGGTGAGTTCACAACCGCATTAAAGACCACGCGATGTCGTTGGTCATCGTCGGAGCGGCCGCGATCCACACGAAGATCGAAGTTGTTGATAGGTGAGCTGAAGAAGAACTCGCCTACGTCATCAATGGCCTTCGACCATGTATACGAGAGGCGAACCGATCCCCAGGAGACGGGCCGTTGCAGGTAAGACACAGCCAGACCATCGTAATAAGAGTCAAATGCCGAACTGTATGGCTTGACATTGCCTCGCGTCGGATCGGGACGAGTGCCGTCCAAGTTGATATTGGTATTAATGGAGCTGATGAGATGCAATCCTCGAACGTGTTGGTAGCTCATCGCCAGTGTGCTTGTTTGCGAGAGCTGCTGTTCAACTTCCAGGCTGGCTTGTTGCGAATAAGGATTTTGAATGTCGCGCTGCATCGTAGAGTAGTTCGGCTTTGTCCCGGAGGAAGGCGGCGTAGTCGCTACATCAGGAAATACAGGTGCATTCGGATCTCCGAACGAAAATGAATAGCTAAAAAAGCGAGCGTTATTAGGGTCGGTGGTATTGTCAGCCGAAAGCAGTGCATTTGCCAATGGGCGCAAAGGTACACGGTCATAGAACAAGCCATAGCTTGCTCGAACTACCGTTCCACGATTCCGGAAAGGGGTCCACGCCAGACCGATACGAGGAGACACATTGTTCATATCAGTATTGATGGTCTGAAGCCATTCAAGGTCATAACGCACCCCAGCATTGAGAGTCAATGAAGGAGTCGCCTTCCATTCGTCTTGAGCGTAAAAGCCAAGATTAGGATTGTTCTGTTGAACCGTATCGTTACCGAAGTTCTGGGCATATCCCTGTGAGTTGTATCTTCCTGAGTAGAGACTGTTGGCGCAGAAAGGTCCACTATAACCGGCAGGCGCCTCCGAGGCTTTGTCATAGATACAGGCAAAGCTATAGCTACCACGGAGCGATTGCGGATAGGTGATTGTGTCATCGTTGTAAAGAAAATCGACTCCTGTTTTGAACGTGTGCGCTCCGCGTTGCATCACTACGTTGTCTACGATCTCTCCCAAATAATTGAGCCGAGCTGTCGGTGAAGATGTGGAACGACCAAAGACGGATACACCCGATACCGTGACCGCCGGACCAATCTGGTCGTTAGGAGGTGCAGTCAGATTGTCATAGCTAAACTGCATTCGCGTTTCATTGAAGGTGCGATTAGAGAGCGTAGCAATATTACTGGCAGCTACAGTGTGGTTAGTGTCGTAAACAGAAGTGCCATTGCTGGTTTCATTCAAACCGCCTACACCGCGAGCATTTGTACTATTTAACTTGTAAAGGCTATAGCGCATGTTGAACTGATCTTTCTGACTGAAGCGATGGTCGCCGCGAAGAAAGAACGTATCGGTGTGCAAGGTTGTGGGATAGAGAGTGGTTAATCCTGTGCTTACCGGCAGCGAAGGCGCACCATACCCTACAGCAAGCAGACGTGCATTTATGGCTGCGGCATCGGTCGGCTTTACGGTAATGATTCCCTCTGTATTGAGGCGCTGCTCTTCAAAATTGCCGAATAGAAATGTTTTGTTCTTACGTAAAGGCCCTGACAGGCTTGCACCATATTGTCCCTGCGTCAAAGGAAGTTTATTTCCGGCGAGCGCATTATCAGCATTGAGCCTCTGATTCCGAAGAAATCCATAAGCTGTGCCGTGGAGCTGGTTGCTTCCGCTTTTCGTAACGAGATTGAAGTAGCCACCGAGAGCCCGCCCAAACTCCGCTTGTCCTCCAGAGGTTACAACCTGAAACTCTCTGACGACATCCATGCTGAAGACATTTCCAGCCACGCCTGCCGCGTCATCATTATCCGAAAGGCCATCTACAACAAACCCATTTGAAAAATTACGCTGACTGTTAACGGAATAGCCCTGCCCTGCTACCTCCGAAGTCTCCGCCAATGTCTGCGTGCTGGCTGTGTTTGTCGGAGAGACACCTGGAAGCAGGAGTGCAAGATCAAGATAGTTTCGTCCTTCATAGGGAAGATTGTTCACCTCTGGTTGAAGTACGGTTTGAGCAATCTGACTTCGATTCTCTTCGATGACTGGAGGCTCTTCCGTAACCTGGATATTAGTGGAAGCGGTAGCTACTGAGAGTTGAAACGTAATATCGAAGGCGGACCCAACTGTGAGTTGGAGAGTCCGTGCATTTTCCGCAAAACCACTCGCGACAACATCGATACGATATTCACCTACGGGCAGGTATGGAAGACGAAATCTTCCCTGCCCGTCGGTTTCAACGGTATATGCCTGGTTTGTTGCGGCTGCGACAGCTTTAACGCTTGCATGCGCCACAACGGAACCGCTTGGGTCCAGTACACGTCCCGTTACAGACGCATTCGTCAGCGTCTCCTGTGCACGAGTAATTTCGGAAGTGCCACAGAGCAGCACAAGGCTAAATACAGCAATCCAACATACAGATCGAAACATGATTATCTCCAGAGTTATGGCGGTTGACTACACCGCGGCCAAAAGAACTGGTGTCTTAGGCTGTCAGTCTGGAGTACGGCGGTCCACGTTTTAGATTGTCTCGACTAATAAAGCGAGGACATGTGATGGCCGTTGCTCTAAGCAAAACGGGCTTATCTTTGATGCGAATCTCTGCTGATTCGTATGGCGGAGCGTACAGCGGAGTGTTATGCGTCCATGATGTAACGCGGGCAGAATAAGGACATTTTTCTGTAATCTCAGTTGCTTGCGGCGCCGAGGACGCATCTTTCGAGAGTCCTGCATGCATCAGCATGCGCATGGCGCATCTATGTTTGCCATGCGTTCGGCAGCAGACAGGAAGCGTCGCATCGACAGCTTGCGAAGAGCTGAATATAGTCCCTGCAAATGGCAGAAGCAGGCTAGCGATCAGGAGCAATGCGCTCAGCTGACCATGCCATGTATTTCGCCTTTGACTGACAACTCCTCGCAAGTCTGTTCTCTTTCTGCGATCTATCCCGTTGGTGAAAACTCTTTGTTTAGCCTTAAACGAGTTTCGTTACGTTATACGTGCGCGTGCGAGCATCTTTGACCGATGCAAAGGACCAAAAACTCTTATCCGCAATGACACGAAGAAACACACGATACGAATGCCGACAATCGAGCTGCGTATTTC
This region of Edaphobacter dinghuensis genomic DNA includes:
- a CDS encoding TonB-dependent receptor; its protein translation is MFRSVCWIAVFSLVLLCGTSEITRAQETLTNASVTGRVLDPSGSVVAHASVKAVAAATNQAYTVETDGQGRFRLPYLPVGEYRIDVVASGFAENARTLQLTVGSAFDITFQLSVATASTNIQVTEEPPVIEENRSQIAQTVLQPEVNNLPYEGRNYLDLALLLPGVSPTNTASTQTLAETSEVAGQGYSVNSQRNFSNGFVVDGLSDNDDAAGVAGNVFSMDVVREFQVVTSGGQAEFGRALGGYFNLVTKSGSNQLHGTAYGFLRNQRLNADNALAGNKLPLTQGQYGASLSGPLRKNKTFLFGNFEEQRLNTEGIITVKPTDAAAINARLLAVGYGAPSLPVSTGLTTLYPTTLHTDTFFLRGDHRFSQKDQFNMRYSLYKLNSTNARGVGGLNETSNGTSVYDTNHTVAASNIATLSNRTFNETRMQFSYDNLTAPPNDQIGPAVTVSGVSVFGRSTSSPTARLNYLGEIVDNVVMQRGAHTFKTGVDFLYNDDTITYPQSLRGSYSFACIYDKASEAPAGYSGPFCANSLYSGRYNSQGYAQNFGNDTVQQNNPNLGFYAQDEWKATPSLTLNAGVRYDLEWLQTINTDMNNVSPRIGLAWTPFRNRGTVVRASYGLFYDRVPLRPLANALLSADNTTDPNNARFFSYSFSFGDPNAPVFPDVATTPPSSGTKPNYSTMQRDIQNPYSQQASLEVEQQLSQTSTLAMSYQHVRGLHLISSINTNINLDGTRPDPTRGNVKPYSSAFDSYYDGLAVSYLQRPVSWGSVRLSYTWSKAIDDVGEFFFSSPINNFDLRVDRGRSDDDQRHRVVFNAVVNSPTSEAHRFTDHLTHGWKLSGILQYYSRLPFNITTGANTKQATAQRPCTAAFNLGENGGLNPCTEALRGAVIGRNAGVGFDFFGLNTRLSRTFALTDGVKLEGMAEAFNALNHRNDMIPNGTWGSQPYPATPNATFGRATAVGDPRNIQLAARISF